A part of Saccharomonospora amisosensis genomic DNA contains:
- a CDS encoding TniQ family protein: MTTRLPFTLTPLPGEPFGLWWHTYAVRLDVTRTTLAHAAGIPAGAQPGPEHAPGIACLAGLSVSEVTAMFAATRPCPPEHVLRVWTPQPASRFCPDCLGEGTCWQPAWAIPLTFHCLRHNAPLAERCPACWQPQLQRIAPGGVGTNRLSCSSCGHNLTTGHARPLDTCGGDAAGTQRLLATLLTRTRDPALTGQDRERAADDLTDLTLIALHLSQDQVSKRGGFTRQLPAAAALIEATTLLATPRGTRDPVPELVTRCCQGPRSRAIPFSWQTASPALITRIARGRDMTLTPIERIRYATTLPEPAPRPRQATDPALTRAARLPDQLWPAWAIRLADDDNVDGPVFRSAMIAALLLPHSQLQLNELTSLLPHQPRTKQVGHQLRRLGTTSGDSRALRILTELGLALDHHDIPIDYARRRRLVGNTELIDKPTWDRYCHDAGLHVGRQRRLDLARRYLYELLTGGNLATAPQPYRLDNGAPRIDHIEFCASMPVRLVTTLAAHAEQLLHAAGITAEPLSWQPPTGWVSVTRWPGADPDRTDPRPIHDALRAQWGATSHNHWAPTQVVAESLGISSHHLRHVLRRHPIAEAPYPRHRAGAIIPMPANDRETGYRAEPGRTDPQRIFLVDLSWLREQYTTWNRSITHIATEIGCRPATLRAFAETHHIPRRPRGGSRDHIATGTIIGHPANLPGLLRKALRGQQAHHRIERFLLMTECSSLTQLALARRIHQSSLTTGLKVLERNCGGPLFHRRPHPQPLGLLTPLGEQLCRQARDYLARSTRPRHEVTTTIHGRSHINAPIATATTSK; the protein is encoded by the coding sequence ATGACCACCCGGCTCCCGTTCACCCTTACCCCGTTGCCCGGCGAACCCTTCGGCTTGTGGTGGCACACCTACGCCGTCCGCCTGGATGTCACCCGCACCACGCTCGCCCACGCTGCGGGCATCCCCGCCGGCGCCCAGCCCGGCCCGGAACACGCGCCCGGCATTGCTTGCCTGGCTGGGTTGTCCGTCAGCGAGGTGACCGCGATGTTCGCTGCCACCAGGCCCTGCCCGCCCGAGCACGTCCTGCGAGTCTGGACACCCCAGCCCGCCAGCCGCTTTTGCCCCGACTGCCTGGGCGAGGGCACGTGCTGGCAACCGGCTTGGGCGATCCCGCTGACGTTTCATTGCCTGCGGCACAACGCCCCGCTGGCAGAGCGGTGCCCTGCCTGCTGGCAACCCCAACTCCAGCGGATCGCGCCGGGCGGCGTTGGCACGAATCGGTTGTCCTGCTCCTCCTGCGGCCACAACCTCACCACCGGCCACGCCCGGCCCCTCGATACGTGCGGTGGGGACGCGGCTGGCACGCAGCGCCTCCTCGCAACGTTGCTGACCCGCACCCGAGATCCCGCCCTCACCGGCCAGGACCGGGAGCGGGCGGCCGATGATCTGACCGACCTGACGCTGATCGCCTTGCACCTGAGTCAAGACCAGGTCAGCAAGCGGGGCGGCTTCACCCGCCAGCTACCCGCCGCCGCGGCGCTCATCGAGGCCACCACGCTGCTGGCCACACCCCGGGGAACCCGGGATCCCGTGCCTGAGCTGGTCACCCGTTGCTGTCAGGGGCCACGTTCCCGTGCTATCCCGTTTTCCTGGCAGACGGCCAGCCCCGCACTGATCACCCGGATCGCTCGGGGACGCGACATGACGCTGACACCCATCGAGCGGATCCGCTACGCCACAACACTTCCCGAACCGGCGCCACGTCCGCGCCAGGCCACTGATCCCGCGCTGACACGGGCAGCGCGGCTACCCGACCAGCTCTGGCCCGCCTGGGCGATCCGGCTCGCCGACGATGACAACGTCGACGGCCCCGTGTTCCGCTCGGCCATGATCGCCGCGCTGCTGCTACCGCACAGCCAGCTGCAGCTCAACGAGCTCACCTCATTGCTGCCGCACCAGCCTCGCACCAAGCAGGTCGGACACCAACTTCGCCGTCTCGGCACCACCTCCGGCGACTCCAGGGCGTTGCGGATTCTGACCGAACTCGGCCTCGCACTCGACCACCACGACATCCCAATCGACTACGCGCGCCGCCGCCGGCTCGTCGGCAACACCGAACTCATCGACAAACCGACCTGGGACCGGTATTGCCACGACGCGGGCCTGCACGTCGGCCGACAGCGACGGCTCGACCTCGCCCGCCGCTACCTCTACGAACTACTCACCGGCGGCAACCTCGCCACCGCTCCCCAGCCCTACCGGCTCGACAACGGCGCCCCTCGCATCGACCACATCGAATTCTGCGCCAGCATGCCCGTCCGACTCGTCACCACCTTGGCCGCGCACGCTGAGCAACTCCTGCACGCTGCGGGGATCACCGCCGAACCGCTGTCCTGGCAGCCGCCGACCGGCTGGGTCTCTGTTACCCGATGGCCCGGGGCCGACCCAGACCGCACCGATCCCCGCCCCATTCATGACGCGCTCCGGGCGCAATGGGGCGCCACCTCCCACAACCACTGGGCCCCCACCCAGGTCGTCGCGGAGTCGCTCGGGATCTCCAGTCACCACCTGCGGCACGTGCTGCGCCGCCACCCGATCGCCGAAGCCCCCTACCCGCGGCACCGTGCTGGCGCCATCATCCCCATGCCCGCCAACGACCGCGAGACGGGCTATCGAGCCGAGCCCGGCCGCACCGATCCTCAGCGGATCTTCCTCGTCGACCTGAGCTGGCTGCGCGAGCAATACACCACCTGGAACCGCTCAATTACCCATATCGCCACCGAGATCGGCTGCCGACCAGCGACCCTGCGGGCATTCGCCGAAACCCACCACATTCCGCGCCGACCACGCGGCGGGAGCCGCGACCACATCGCCACAGGAACCATTATCGGCCACCCGGCCAACCTTCCCGGCCTCCTCCGCAAAGCCCTGCGAGGCCAGCAAGCACACCACCGGATCGAACGGTTCCTCCTCATGACCGAATGCTCCAGCCTCACCCAGCTCGCCCTCGCCCGCCGCATTCACCAAAGCAGCCTCACCACCGGGCTCAAAGTCCTCGAACGCAACTGCGGCGGCCCCCTGTTCCACCGACGACCGCACCCACAGCCCCTCGGACTGCTCACACCACTGGGAGAACAACTATGCCGACAAGCCCGCGACTACCTCGCCCGCTCTACCCGCCCCAGGCACGAAGTCACAACGACGATCCACGGAAGGAGCCACATCAATGCGCCGATTGCCACCGCAACGACAAGCAAATGA
- a CDS encoding ATP-binding protein yields the protein MSRDQIEAATVDERDWNPSTKNGWFALADAPVRARPPALSAVQIAALPGPQRRRYNEARALWHANLGPIRTPQIGTVFGELEQICGSNRQDGDKVKPAAVLEALPGLGKTTAAIAFGKAFHHNQIDLYGPDVAVGDGRWQRTPVVYLGLTSNTTMRSLNAMLCRFFGLPAAARGTADLLAHRAAECVAQCKTRLIIVDDVHFLDINRRDGREVANHFKWLANTFPVTFLFVGVGLRARGLLDEGFAGADAALSQTARRWTVLTLHPFEIRTATGRRTWRQLLLGIERDLVLANTRRGMIATDLADYLFARSTGHFASLMSLIGRGCFKAITTGAEALSLDLLDAVRIDEAAETARGELHAALRTGLMTSRTKPRPATPRTGQEGAA from the coding sequence ATGAGCCGCGACCAGATCGAGGCGGCGACCGTCGACGAGCGGGATTGGAACCCGTCGACCAAGAACGGCTGGTTCGCCCTGGCCGACGCGCCGGTCCGCGCTCGTCCACCGGCGTTGTCGGCCGTGCAGATCGCGGCGTTGCCGGGCCCGCAACGGCGACGCTACAACGAGGCCCGTGCACTCTGGCACGCCAACCTCGGGCCGATTCGCACTCCGCAGATCGGCACGGTCTTCGGCGAGCTGGAGCAGATCTGCGGGAGTAACCGGCAAGACGGCGACAAGGTCAAGCCCGCCGCCGTGCTGGAGGCGCTGCCGGGCCTGGGCAAGACCACCGCCGCGATCGCGTTCGGCAAAGCGTTCCACCACAACCAGATCGATCTCTACGGCCCCGATGTCGCGGTCGGCGACGGCCGTTGGCAGCGGACGCCGGTGGTCTATCTCGGACTGACCTCCAACACCACGATGCGCAGTCTGAACGCGATGCTCTGCCGGTTCTTCGGCTTGCCCGCCGCCGCTCGTGGCACCGCCGATCTGCTCGCGCACCGCGCCGCCGAATGCGTCGCCCAGTGCAAGACCCGGCTGATCATCGTCGACGACGTGCACTTCCTCGATATCAACCGGCGCGACGGCCGGGAGGTGGCCAACCACTTCAAGTGGCTGGCCAACACCTTCCCCGTCACCTTCCTGTTCGTCGGCGTGGGCCTGCGCGCCCGCGGGCTGCTCGACGAGGGATTCGCCGGCGCCGATGCCGCGCTCTCCCAGACCGCCCGCCGCTGGACCGTGCTCACCCTGCACCCGTTCGAGATCCGCACCGCGACCGGGCGCCGCACCTGGCGGCAACTGCTGCTCGGCATCGAGCGTGACCTCGTGCTCGCCAACACCCGTCGCGGCATGATCGCCACCGACCTGGCCGACTACCTCTTCGCGCGCAGCACAGGCCATTTCGCCTCGCTGATGTCCCTGATCGGCCGAGGCTGCTTCAAGGCCATCACGACCGGCGCCGAGGCCCTGTCGCTCGACCTACTCGATGCGGTGCGTATCGACGAGGCCGCCGAAACCGCCCGCGGTGAACTCCACGCCGCACTCCGCACCGGGTTAATGACCAGCCGGACGAAACCTCGCCCGGCGACACCACGCACTGGTCAGGAGGGAGCAGCATGA
- a CDS encoding pilus assembly protein TadG-related protein has product MTREGTDHEWGLWWRADAGRVSAFVLALLLGLLALAGLGLDGGLALAGKVRASGQAESAARAGAQALDLAAYRATGTVRLDPARARNLARRYLADIGATGTVQVAGDTVAVEVTAIYRPQLLSLIGVTDIHTHGRGAAHPQHGVTGIEP; this is encoded by the coding sequence ATGACCCGAGAAGGAACAGACCACGAGTGGGGCCTGTGGTGGCGAGCCGACGCAGGGCGGGTGAGCGCCTTCGTCCTGGCCTTGTTGCTCGGGCTGCTCGCCCTGGCCGGGCTGGGCTTGGACGGTGGCCTCGCCCTGGCCGGCAAGGTCCGTGCCAGTGGGCAGGCCGAGTCCGCGGCACGCGCTGGTGCCCAAGCCCTCGACCTCGCCGCCTACCGCGCCACCGGCACGGTTCGACTCGATCCAGCGCGGGCGCGGAACCTGGCGCGGCGGTATCTGGCCGACATCGGCGCTACCGGCACGGTCCAGGTGGCAGGGGACACGGTGGCGGTCGAGGTCACCGCCATCTACCGACCCCAGCTGCTGTCACTGATCGGCGTCACCGACATCCACACCCACGGACGCGGCGCCGCCCACCCCCAGCACGGCGTCACCGGCATCGAACCCTGA
- a CDS encoding Mu transposase C-terminal domain-containing protein, translating to MTGANTVLISVGTRLSWDGDWFTVVGLEADRLRLRGSSGQTVLAHTATLLADPMVTLAGADTTPAEWPGSILDDLTLAQRKQLGQRLAHVQEVLTGYRGGGLGDPVEGEPRPGYDPRLPLRDRYAAKAAELGVTMRTLERWVAAFREAGPVGLVDHRGTRMADPVGGVDERWLAMCKTVLAEHTDAARPTQRLVLQRVSARLAAEHGVGEVEEPGRRRARAVLAELSRGTNAFTGSTKGKRSIAARPQGVYGRLRPTRPGEYLLLDSTPLDVFAMEPLTLRWVRVELTIAMDLYSRSITGLRLSPVSTKSVDAALVLFEALRPNSRHTTSSGLLPYAGLPDLVVVAEPGAGERAQVSGLAGVAAETIVVDHGKIYLSQHLLGVCQRLGISVQPARPLTPTDKAAVERFFRTLREQLLEALPGYKGPDVHSRGKDPEGCTYFFLDELESVVREWIGEICHHRPHSGLAEPHVPGLVFSPAEMFAHGMARTGRLRVPSRPEMVFDFLPVAWRSIQHYGVELNGLRYNGPALTPYRNRTSPFTGAHRGKWPVRYDTDDVSRVYFQDPADQRWHTLAWEHATDVAVPFSADALTYARRLALTSARHVDDRAALAQLLHRFDAGLTRNPTERRLAIRASAQRHARLAAATGTSPEIAQLPTVRAVTHPGQPTDEAPAGVESAMTPEVSGDDDCEEELDRCGADEPAEVSDEDFYAEALEVLP from the coding sequence ATGACCGGGGCGAATACGGTGTTGATCTCGGTGGGCACGCGATTGTCGTGGGATGGCGACTGGTTCACCGTGGTAGGGCTGGAGGCGGATCGGCTGCGGTTACGCGGTAGTTCCGGGCAGACGGTGCTCGCGCACACGGCCACCTTGTTGGCGGATCCCATGGTGACGCTGGCGGGTGCCGACACCACTCCGGCTGAGTGGCCGGGGTCGATTCTGGACGATCTCACGCTCGCGCAGCGGAAGCAGCTGGGGCAGCGGCTGGCGCATGTGCAGGAAGTGCTGACCGGCTACCGCGGCGGCGGCTTGGGTGATCCGGTTGAGGGCGAGCCTCGGCCGGGCTATGACCCGCGTTTGCCGTTGCGGGACCGGTATGCGGCGAAAGCCGCCGAGCTGGGTGTGACCATGCGGACGCTGGAGCGGTGGGTGGCGGCGTTTCGTGAGGCCGGGCCGGTGGGGCTGGTCGATCACCGCGGCACACGGATGGCGGATCCGGTGGGTGGTGTCGACGAGCGCTGGCTGGCGATGTGCAAGACGGTGCTGGCTGAGCACACCGACGCCGCACGGCCGACTCAGAGGCTGGTGCTGCAGCGGGTGTCGGCGAGACTGGCTGCCGAGCACGGCGTGGGCGAGGTCGAGGAGCCGGGGCGGCGGCGCGCGCGGGCGGTGCTGGCCGAGTTGTCCCGGGGCACGAACGCGTTTACCGGGAGCACGAAGGGAAAACGCTCGATCGCCGCGCGACCGCAGGGGGTGTATGGGCGGCTGCGTCCGACGCGGCCCGGGGAGTATCTGCTGCTGGATTCCACGCCGCTGGACGTGTTCGCGATGGAGCCGCTGACGCTGCGGTGGGTGCGGGTGGAGCTGACGATCGCGATGGATCTGTATTCGCGGTCGATCACCGGGTTGCGGCTCTCGCCGGTGTCGACCAAGTCGGTGGATGCGGCGCTGGTGTTGTTCGAGGCGCTGCGCCCGAACTCGCGGCATACCACCTCCAGCGGGCTGCTGCCCTATGCCGGTCTGCCTGATCTGGTCGTGGTGGCCGAGCCGGGCGCCGGCGAGCGGGCGCAGGTGAGCGGGCTTGCTGGGGTGGCGGCGGAAACGATCGTGGTTGATCACGGGAAGATCTACCTGTCGCAGCATCTGCTGGGCGTGTGTCAGCGATTGGGCATTTCGGTTCAGCCGGCGCGCCCGCTGACCCCCACGGACAAGGCTGCCGTCGAACGGTTTTTCCGCACACTGCGGGAACAGCTGCTGGAAGCGTTGCCCGGTTACAAGGGCCCGGATGTCCACAGCCGCGGGAAGGACCCGGAAGGCTGCACATACTTTTTCCTTGACGAGCTGGAATCGGTGGTCCGTGAGTGGATCGGCGAGATCTGCCACCACCGCCCGCACAGCGGGCTGGCCGAACCGCACGTGCCGGGGCTGGTCTTCTCCCCGGCGGAGATGTTCGCCCACGGCATGGCCCGCACCGGGCGGCTGCGGGTGCCGTCCCGGCCCGAGATGGTGTTCGATTTCCTGCCGGTGGCCTGGCGCTCGATCCAGCACTACGGCGTCGAGCTGAACGGGCTGCGCTACAACGGGCCCGCGCTGACGCCGTATCGCAATCGCACCAGCCCGTTCACCGGCGCTCACCGCGGCAAGTGGCCGGTCCGCTACGATACCGACGACGTCTCCCGGGTCTACTTCCAGGACCCGGCCGACCAACGCTGGCACACCCTGGCCTGGGAACACGCCACCGACGTCGCGGTGCCGTTCTCGGCCGACGCGCTGACCTACGCGCGGCGGCTGGCGTTGACCTCGGCCCGTCACGTCGATGACCGGGCGGCGTTGGCGCAGCTGCTGCACCGCTTCGACGCCGGGCTGACCCGCAACCCGACCGAACGGCGCCTGGCGATCCGAGCCAGCGCACAACGTCACGCCCGCCTCGCCGCCGCGACCGGGACTTCGCCGGAGATCGCGCAGCTGCCCACGGTGCGCGCGGTGACACACCCCGGCCAGCCGACCGACGAGGCGCCTGCCGGTGTCGAGTCCGCGATGACGCCGGAGGTGTCTGGGGACGATGACTGCGAGGAGGAACTGGACCGCTGCGGCGCGGACGAGCCGGCCGAGGTTTCCGACGAAGACTTCTACGCCGAAGCGTTGGAGGTGCTGCCATGA
- a CDS encoding BTAD domain-containing putative transcriptional regulator, whose product MTPLAGRVWIVRTARLAGRVVRALVAATLLAALVAGLPTALIHGVGWPLPGHLPGLEEIAAVLLAPMSSSFLLDTLACLAWLLWLVFVRDVAACVLDVIRKARWPDPRGQGGPVRRVAAVLIGALLVAVLGRTAIAALANLPGPARPVGHTSVVADAPAGMTPAAGGHTSIEPPHSPVEPGVERVRPPRHGVHDSLWRIAQRRLGDGDRWPQIWALNQGSTQPGGRVMTNPNLIHPGDLIRLPASGPPRAPAPPPGPTTPTPPSSHPAPSAPPSEPTAPAPATTPAAESAAAEPAAGAVTWGSGEVFVSLGLAAAVSALLLRARRRHHARYRPGSGRRDDDLPTTPVVYQLRLAHLHAQHHNDDPEPDTQTDHTPGEPAAREHPHDPVQSTLAGRTRPVPADPPSVGPQPSAPVVDIALDTSTHHADNATTNTAAGGTAVVALDLARVHGLGLLGPGGHAAARALLLTLLTTAVSAGEPVPSVLVPAGDLARLLGVPVPTTHLPDTLTVVADLETALATLDTHTPVPQQPTVLVASPPHEPHQQARLQQLLDNGAQHGLTALLLGQWRPGVTAYVTAGGRITATNPGLGEPLRGTRAFTLPETATGELLSFLRTTQPPVHHRTANHDAAPDTAQPSNAESGPDRLEITTNPPAPTPPAADADEHTHEPPPPVAADTNAVTPVPLVLTVFGAPALRWRPNPTQPDDALQDLSPALSNRLLELLVFLAVHPSGVSRHRIIDALWPEQPPRNPASVLRTILSRIRRALDTATGGAVRELVLAEHGHYQLDPAVIEVDYWNFAAAVTRRRATTTPEQRTHACQAIVARYGGPIANGLDAEWLTTARETTRRDALDAVAALARAQVETNPADTLDLLETARGFDPHNELLYRDIMRLQHVLGHHHAISRTLTLLQTHLAEIDTTPTTDTINLAQHLRARHTGISVEASTQSPAT is encoded by the coding sequence ATGACACCGCTGGCTGGTCGGGTGTGGATCGTGCGCACCGCGCGGCTGGCGGGCCGGGTGGTGCGCGCCCTGGTCGCGGCCACGCTGCTGGCCGCGCTGGTGGCAGGGCTTCCCACGGCGCTGATCCACGGTGTGGGATGGCCCTTGCCGGGCCATCTGCCCGGCCTGGAGGAGATCGCTGCCGTGCTGCTGGCACCGATGTCGAGCAGCTTCCTGCTCGACACGCTGGCTTGCCTGGCCTGGCTGCTGTGGCTGGTGTTCGTCCGCGACGTCGCCGCCTGCGTCCTCGATGTCATCCGAAAAGCGCGGTGGCCGGACCCGCGAGGCCAGGGCGGGCCGGTGCGGCGGGTCGCGGCCGTGCTCATCGGTGCCCTGCTGGTCGCCGTGCTGGGCCGCACCGCCATCGCCGCACTCGCCAACCTGCCGGGGCCGGCCCGGCCTGTCGGGCACACCTCGGTCGTGGCGGACGCCCCCGCCGGTATGACTCCCGCCGCGGGCGGGCACACCAGCATCGAGCCGCCCCACTCGCCGGTCGAGCCCGGCGTCGAGCGGGTCCGCCCACCACGGCACGGGGTGCACGACTCGCTGTGGCGGATCGCGCAGCGCCGCCTGGGCGATGGCGACCGGTGGCCGCAGATCTGGGCCCTCAACCAGGGCAGCACACAACCCGGCGGGCGGGTCATGACCAACCCGAACCTGATCCACCCCGGCGACCTCATCCGCCTCCCTGCCAGCGGCCCGCCCCGCGCACCCGCACCACCACCAGGGCCCACCACGCCCACGCCACCCAGCAGCCACCCCGCGCCCTCCGCGCCGCCTTCGGAGCCGACCGCACCGGCGCCTGCCACCACGCCCGCGGCTGAGTCCGCAGCAGCCGAACCGGCGGCGGGGGCGGTGACCTGGGGCAGCGGCGAGGTATTCGTCAGCCTTGGCCTGGCCGCGGCCGTCAGCGCGCTGCTGCTACGCGCACGGCGCCGCCATCACGCCCGCTACCGGCCCGGCAGCGGGCGACGCGACGACGACCTGCCGACCACACCCGTGGTGTATCAGCTTCGGCTGGCCCACCTGCACGCCCAGCACCACAACGACGACCCCGAACCGGACACCCAAACCGACCACACACCCGGCGAACCGGCCGCGCGCGAACACCCCCACGACCCCGTCCAGTCCACGCTGGCTGGCCGCACCCGCCCAGTGCCCGCCGACCCCCCGAGCGTCGGTCCGCAACCGTCGGCGCCGGTGGTGGATATCGCCCTGGACACCAGCACCCACCACGCCGACAACGCCACAACCAACACCGCCGCGGGCGGGACAGCGGTGGTCGCGCTGGACCTGGCCCGCGTCCACGGCCTCGGCCTGCTCGGCCCAGGCGGCCACGCCGCAGCCCGCGCCCTGCTGCTGACCCTCCTCACCACAGCGGTGTCCGCAGGCGAGCCGGTGCCGTCGGTGCTGGTGCCTGCCGGCGACCTCGCCCGTCTACTCGGTGTGCCGGTGCCCACCACACACCTACCCGACACCCTCACCGTCGTGGCTGACCTGGAAACGGCACTGGCCACACTGGACACCCACACCCCCGTACCGCAACAGCCGACCGTTCTGGTCGCCTCGCCTCCCCACGAACCACACCAGCAGGCGCGGCTACAGCAACTACTCGACAACGGCGCCCAGCACGGCCTCACCGCGCTGCTGCTGGGCCAGTGGCGTCCCGGAGTGACCGCCTACGTCACCGCCGGCGGCCGCATCACCGCCACCAACCCCGGCCTCGGCGAGCCACTACGCGGCACCCGGGCCTTCACCCTGCCCGAGACCGCCACCGGCGAGCTGCTGTCCTTCCTGCGCACCACCCAACCCCCGGTCCACCACCGGACCGCGAACCATGACGCCGCACCCGACACGGCCCAACCCAGCAACGCGGAAAGCGGCCCCGATCGCCTGGAGATCACCACCAACCCACCAGCGCCGACACCACCCGCCGCTGACGCTGATGAACACACCCACGAACCACCCCCACCGGTGGCGGCGGACACGAACGCGGTGACACCGGTACCGCTGGTGCTCACCGTGTTCGGTGCCCCGGCCCTGCGCTGGCGCCCCAACCCCACACAACCCGACGACGCGCTGCAGGACCTGTCCCCGGCCTTGAGTAACCGCCTTCTGGAACTGCTCGTGTTCCTGGCCGTCCACCCCAGCGGGGTCTCCCGACACCGCATCATCGACGCCCTGTGGCCCGAACAGCCGCCCCGCAACCCCGCCAGCGTGCTGCGGACCATCCTGTCCCGCATCCGCCGCGCCCTCGACACCGCCACCGGCGGCGCCGTCCGCGAACTCGTCCTGGCCGAACACGGCCACTACCAACTCGACCCGGCCGTCATCGAGGTCGACTACTGGAACTTCGCCGCCGCGGTCACCCGCCGCCGCGCCACCACCACACCCGAACAACGCACCCACGCGTGCCAAGCCATCGTCGCGCGATACGGCGGCCCCATAGCCAACGGCCTGGACGCAGAATGGCTCACCACCGCCCGAGAAACCACCCGCCGCGACGCCCTCGACGCGGTCGCCGCACTCGCCCGCGCCCAAGTGGAAACCAACCCCGCCGACACACTCGACCTGCTCGAAACCGCACGAGGCTTCGACCCACACAACGAACTGCTCTACCGCGACATCATGCGCCTACAACACGTCCTCGGCCACCACCACGCCATCTCCCGCACCCTCACCCTCCTACAAACCCACCTCGCCGAAATCGACACCACCCCCACCACCGACACCATCAACCTCGCCCAACACCTCCGCGCCCGACACACCGGCATTTCTGTCGAGGCTTCAACTCAGTCCCCAGCGACCTGA
- a CDS encoding TadE/TadG family type IV pilus assembly protein has protein sequence MRALADRVRGALRGDRGEVTVELVIATPLLLLALLTIIQFAVWSHATHVAQAAASQALAAARTHNGTTRSGQVAGQRLLDELAAGPLRDPQLAVSRDASSVAVSVHGEATPVLPGVRLHVHAEASGEVERFVPDTAP, from the coding sequence TTGCGCGCGCTGGCCGACCGGGTCCGTGGCGCGCTGCGCGGAGACCGGGGCGAAGTCACCGTCGAGCTGGTCATCGCCACACCGCTGCTGTTGCTGGCCTTGCTGACGATCATCCAGTTCGCCGTGTGGTCACACGCCACGCATGTCGCCCAGGCCGCCGCCTCCCAGGCGCTGGCCGCGGCACGAACCCACAACGGCACCACCCGGTCCGGGCAGGTGGCCGGGCAGCGACTGCTCGACGAACTGGCCGCCGGACCTCTGCGTGATCCCCAGCTCGCCGTGTCCCGCGACGCCTCCTCGGTGGCGGTGAGCGTCCACGGCGAGGCCACCCCGGTGCTGCCCGGCGTGCGCTTGCACGTGCACGCCGAAGCCTCCGGCGAGGTCGAACGCTTCGTGCCCGATACCGCGCCCTGA
- a CDS encoding TadE/TadG family type IV pilus assembly protein, protein MTRPAPTAALSRWRRWWAAERGSVTAEAVLVTPLLVMLLVFLAVVVHRGVDARLRLEDAAHQAARAASLQRGTPAATTAARERASTALAHAGLVCRDLTTTLSGTPAPANPVTVSVRCTVDFGQALLLGVPGARTLEATASEVVDTYRSHRAPAATP, encoded by the coding sequence ATGACCCGGCCCGCGCCGACAGCGGCCCTGTCGCGGTGGCGTCGATGGTGGGCGGCAGAGCGCGGTTCGGTGACCGCCGAGGCCGTGCTGGTGACCCCGCTGCTGGTGATGCTGCTGGTTTTCCTGGCCGTGGTGGTGCACCGCGGCGTCGACGCCCGGCTGCGGCTTGAGGACGCCGCGCACCAGGCCGCCCGCGCCGCCAGCCTGCAACGCGGCACCCCTGCCGCCACCACCGCCGCCCGCGAGCGCGCCAGCACCGCGCTCGCCCACGCCGGGCTGGTGTGCCGCGACCTCACCACCACGCTGTCCGGCACACCGGCCCCCGCCAACCCGGTGACCGTCAGCGTGCGCTGCACCGTCGACTTCGGCCAAGCCCTGCTGCTCGGCGTACCCGGAGCGCGAACGCTGGAGGCGACCGCCAGCGAGGTCGTCGACACCTACCGATCCCACCGCGCCCCTGCAGCCACGCCATGA